A section of the Telopea speciosissima isolate NSW1024214 ecotype Mountain lineage chromosome 3, Tspe_v1, whole genome shotgun sequence genome encodes:
- the LOC122654099 gene encoding uncharacterized protein LOC122654099 isoform X2, whose product MWAQNAMETVTIRRRGRRRRPSLLFFLSVFLFLFFQTCTLSLALNYTNYRHVGSLRLARIQRHLDKINKPSIKTIQSPDGDVIDCVFKHKQPALDHPLLKNHKIQRVAPKRPKVRMVSRDNGSEGVRRAWQTWHQGGEECPKGTIPIRRSTVNDVLRAKSLYHFGKKQRRSPLLPQSRIAAPDVVSGNGHEHAIAYTGTSQEMYGAKATINVWDPLIQVVNEFSLSQIWVLSGSFDGTDLNSIEAGWQVSPELYGDSRPRLFTYWTSDSYQATGCYNLLCSGFVQTNSKIAIGAAISPTSQFSGNQYDITILIWKDPKLGSWWLGFGENTLVGYWPAELFTHLADHATMVEWGGEVVNSRANGEHTSTQMGSGHFAELGFGRSSYFRNLEIVDADNSLSSAEDISTLAENTNCYNIMSSFSNDWGTHFYYGGPGNNPQCQ is encoded by the exons ATGTGGGCACAGAATGCCATGGAAACTGTAACaattagaagaagaggaagaagaagaaggccttctcttctcttcttcctctcagtTTTCCTCTTTCTGTTCTTCCAAACATGTACCCTTTCTTTGGCTTTGAATTACACAAACTATAGACATGTTGGAAGCTTGAGATTGGCAAGGATTCAGAGACACCTGGATAAGATAAACaaaccctccattaaaaccATACAG AGCCCAGATGGAGATGTCATAGATTGTGTCTTTAAACACAAACAACCTGCTTTAGATCATCCTCTCTTAAAGAACCACAAGATCCAG AGAGTGGCACCAAAGAGGCCAAAGGTGAGAATGGTGAGCAGAG acaATGGGAGTGAAGGGGTGAGACGTGCATGGCAAACATGGCATCAAGGAGGAGAGGAGTGTCCAAAGGGTACTATTCCAATAAGACGAAGCACAGTGAATGATGTGTTAAGAGCTAAATCTTTGTATCACTTTGGCAAGAAACAACGCAGAAgccctcttcttcctcaatcTCGCATCGCTGCTCCTGATGTAGTCAGTGGCAATGGCCATGAG CATGCAATAGCATACACGGGAACATCACAAGAGATGTACGGAGCAAAGGCAACAATAAACGTGTGGGACCCATTGATACAAGTGGTGAACGAGTTCAGTCTCTCTCAGATTTGGGTTCTCTCGGGATCATTTGACGGAACGGATCTCAACAGCATAGAAGCTGGTTGGCAG GTCAGTCCGGAGCTTTACGGGGATAGCCGGCCTAGATTATTCACATACTGGACG AGCGATTCGTATCAGGCGACGGGGTGCTACAACCTTCTGTGTTCAGGATTTGTACAGACAAACAGCAAGATAGCCATAGGCGCTGCTATATCTCCCACCTCACAGTTCTCTGGCAACCAATACGACATCACCATTCTCATTTGGAAG GATCCAAAGTTAGGGAGTTGGTGGTTAGGGTTCGGCGAAAATACGCTGGTCGGATACTGGCCGGCGGAACTATTCACTCACCTCGCAGATCATGCAACAATGGTGGAATGGGGTGGTGAGGTGGTGAATTCAAGGGCCAACGGTGAACATACATCAACCCAAATGGGGTCAGGTCACTTTGCCGAGTTAGGGTTTGGGAGATCAAGCTACTTCAGGAACCTAGAAATTGTTGATGCAGATAACAGTCTGAGCTCTGCTGAAGATATATCCACACTTGCTGAGAATACTAATTGCTACAATATCATGAGCTCCTTCAGTAATGACTGGGGTACACATTTTTATTATGGTGGACCTGGGAACAATCCACAATGCCAATga
- the LOC122654099 gene encoding uncharacterized protein LOC122654099 isoform X1, with the protein MWAQNAMETVTIRRRGRRRRPSLLFFLSVFLFLFFQTCTLSLALNYTNYRHVGSLRLARIQRHLDKINKPSIKTIQSPDGDVIDCVFKHKQPALDHPLLKNHKIQRVAPKRPKVRMVSREGEVVEEEKKRYNGSEGVRRAWQTWHQGGEECPKGTIPIRRSTVNDVLRAKSLYHFGKKQRRSPLLPQSRIAAPDVVSGNGHEHAIAYTGTSQEMYGAKATINVWDPLIQVVNEFSLSQIWVLSGSFDGTDLNSIEAGWQVSPELYGDSRPRLFTYWTSDSYQATGCYNLLCSGFVQTNSKIAIGAAISPTSQFSGNQYDITILIWKDPKLGSWWLGFGENTLVGYWPAELFTHLADHATMVEWGGEVVNSRANGEHTSTQMGSGHFAELGFGRSSYFRNLEIVDADNSLSSAEDISTLAENTNCYNIMSSFSNDWGTHFYYGGPGNNPQCQ; encoded by the exons ATGTGGGCACAGAATGCCATGGAAACTGTAACaattagaagaagaggaagaagaagaaggccttctcttctcttcttcctctcagtTTTCCTCTTTCTGTTCTTCCAAACATGTACCCTTTCTTTGGCTTTGAATTACACAAACTATAGACATGTTGGAAGCTTGAGATTGGCAAGGATTCAGAGACACCTGGATAAGATAAACaaaccctccattaaaaccATACAG AGCCCAGATGGAGATGTCATAGATTGTGTCTTTAAACACAAACAACCTGCTTTAGATCATCCTCTCTTAAAGAACCACAAGATCCAG AGAGTGGCACCAAAGAGGCCAAAGGTGAGAATGGTGAGCAGAGAAGGAGAGGTagtggaggaggagaagaagagatacaATGGGAGTGAAGGGGTGAGACGTGCATGGCAAACATGGCATCAAGGAGGAGAGGAGTGTCCAAAGGGTACTATTCCAATAAGACGAAGCACAGTGAATGATGTGTTAAGAGCTAAATCTTTGTATCACTTTGGCAAGAAACAACGCAGAAgccctcttcttcctcaatcTCGCATCGCTGCTCCTGATGTAGTCAGTGGCAATGGCCATGAG CATGCAATAGCATACACGGGAACATCACAAGAGATGTACGGAGCAAAGGCAACAATAAACGTGTGGGACCCATTGATACAAGTGGTGAACGAGTTCAGTCTCTCTCAGATTTGGGTTCTCTCGGGATCATTTGACGGAACGGATCTCAACAGCATAGAAGCTGGTTGGCAG GTCAGTCCGGAGCTTTACGGGGATAGCCGGCCTAGATTATTCACATACTGGACG AGCGATTCGTATCAGGCGACGGGGTGCTACAACCTTCTGTGTTCAGGATTTGTACAGACAAACAGCAAGATAGCCATAGGCGCTGCTATATCTCCCACCTCACAGTTCTCTGGCAACCAATACGACATCACCATTCTCATTTGGAAG GATCCAAAGTTAGGGAGTTGGTGGTTAGGGTTCGGCGAAAATACGCTGGTCGGATACTGGCCGGCGGAACTATTCACTCACCTCGCAGATCATGCAACAATGGTGGAATGGGGTGGTGAGGTGGTGAATTCAAGGGCCAACGGTGAACATACATCAACCCAAATGGGGTCAGGTCACTTTGCCGAGTTAGGGTTTGGGAGATCAAGCTACTTCAGGAACCTAGAAATTGTTGATGCAGATAACAGTCTGAGCTCTGCTGAAGATATATCCACACTTGCTGAGAATACTAATTGCTACAATATCATGAGCTCCTTCAGTAATGACTGGGGTACACATTTTTATTATGGTGGACCTGGGAACAATCCACAATGCCAATga